tactattagcattgaatgaatgacaaCTGTGcaatggttgaatttgaaattcaatttttacacatatatATCATGGATCCAAcagtgatagtatatacactatcaatatatatataagatttactctacTGAATATTCCTCCTGTTACATCTTTTAATACTTTGCTTGATGAGTGGCTAATCAATATATAGGAAAACTTTTTGGCTGCCAAGAAGAATTTTCAATTTCGACATTGTTGATTTAATCATTTTACATGCATTGGGATCCACGAACATTGTGTATATCGATCAATGCAATGTTACGTATGAGTCCAAGGGAGGATCTTAGCCAAGAAATCAGAGATGCACAAATATTCAATACATGGCATGTGTGGTCATTTTAGGAATCCAATAATTTTATGTGATGGACAATTAATTGATATTGTCGGCCAAATTAGATGCTCCAATTAATCAAAGACTAATCCGCTTCTTAGGCCACGAAACAATGTCTagaacagtaaaaaaaaaaaaaacttataatGATCTGCTAATGATTATGTGGGAAGTCATGAATCCATTCCAGTTTTAATCCATTTACTCCATTCCCATGTTTTCAGTATTAAAATGATTACAGAGCAAACTATAACGGATAACCTCTTttagaattcaaattttgcacagAATAGGAATCTTAGTCATCTCAATCATAGAAATATAAATCAATAGTGAATAGAAATAAAATGCTTGGGAAAGGATTTATCACTTTCCTAGTCATACGTATAAGAGATAGAAGATTACTTTGAGCAGTCCATATTACGAGTAATGTTGACCGGAAGTTTAACACCACATAGTCCAGGAATCGCAGCAGCATTCTTGATTTGACCATCAGTTGCATTTGACAAAAAAGACTTCAAACAAGAACAAACACTTTGACGATCAGTTTTGGTCTTAGCTGAGTTGATGAGAGTCTTAATACCACTGCAGCAAGCAGGATCAACTGTTCCCCCATTCATAATATATCTCAGGCATGGATAGAGGTCAGTGGACACTGTACTACAAGGGATTTGTGCTTGCCCTCCAGAGGAGAAACTCATGATCAACATGGCCATGAAAACTACTAGTGTTACTTGTTTGTTGATTGCTGATGACTTAGCCATAGTTGTGTCGGGATTGCAAATTTTGAGAATAGGAACTGTTTGATCTTTTTTGGGACTTTGGAGGGCTTGCACTTGAGTTTTGTTATACGGTCTATAGCAATTTTGCTAGCTTTTTATAGAGGTGAAGAGGGCAAGGAATGAGATGAGAGGGGATAGATTTTGCTTTGTAGATGCTAACTTTGTGGCTAGTTTAATTTCTCTGGACAGTGGTCAAAGGTTTGAACAATTAATTGGACAATTTGGTAACGAGCATTAGGAATATGGGAATGGAATCATGTTCTACTCAATATTTAGGACAAAATACTGGAATATTAAAGACAGAAAACTCACAGATATATAGCAGCAGAAGTTGCCTGATTGGATGAGAATGGACTTTAATCAGCTAAAAGTTCTAGCACCCGTTCGTAAACGGCCAATTCGACTTGCCTGATCGGATTGAAATGCTAAAAAATGTCCTCAAATTCAACCTTACGCTGCGGTTTTGATTGAAATAGTGGTGCAGGAAATCTAGTTTAAACATCTACTGTACTTGGGCTTcgtcaattttaatttttataccaTATGATCTATTAGGCCCAGGAATTAAAGGTTTCGAATTCGAGTCTAACTAAATGTGAATTCAATTTTAGTGTATGTTAGGTACTTATTTCATTATGATTTAATTGTGATGTTGCTTCTGATATTACTggattaattatattaattctACCTTTCTAGACTAATgttcatttattaataataagAAAGGTCCCAATTCGCAAGCATAACCCTTATCACTAACACATGATTTATCGTGACAACTGATCCTTGGATGATGTAATAGTTACCAATAATGCATGAAATGAGTTTCACAATAATTTACCTTTCGTCCTGCATAAGTCTTAAAATATTACTATATTTGTAGCTTAGtttgtttttccatttttactAGGAACAAAGCCAcaactttttgaattttaattttccagccacatattatttcatttttaatttacaTCGCGATTGACAACTGCTAACTTTAGTTTCTCCGAAGGGGTTTATACAACCAAAATTATTTACATATTTTGCCTATCAAATCTGTTGAAGTAACACTTCTTCTTATAGTTTTTACTTGATTCTTAAACACTATGAGTAATTTAtacaattctggaaaatttaaAGTGTCTTGGAAAAGGTAAGGAACAAAATGCATAATCCTTGGATGTGAATAGACTTGAATTTCCTTTCAAGAAGTACGTTTCAAGTATTGTGAAATATCAAAGAGTAGATAAAACGAAGCACATATGACATTGTTTAGATTatcatgaaataaaaaaattaaaaattaaaaaaagttaaacatttttggccaactttattttttattgcatGTATTGTGATTTCGTCCTCGCAGTGATGTCTATGAGATATTCCCTTGTCTTGATTTATCTTCGAGAATATCCATTGCAACGGATTTATACATGcatgcacacacacacacatatacgcTCGTAAGCCGATTCAATCAAAACTCAACTCGAGTTCGGTCAAcattcgaactcgagttcaaagaAAGTTTTTATACATGCATActtacatacatatatatatatatacacacacacatagacacatatatacatatgtatatataaaatttttattttgatagtaaaattacataaacatccctaatattttattatttgttaacaaaaaattactattttatttattttttaaaaaaataaaaataatttttatttttatttttttaggctTGAACTTGGCTTGAATTTGAGGTCGAGTCTCAAGTTTGGTAAAATTGAGTCGAGGGTCAACTCAATTAGATCAAAATTCGACTCGATTCATTTGCAACTCTGCTTCTAACCATTATGGATCTAACAATTGTTGTGTCTTAGCTAGCTAATGAGGTGGGAAACTCCAATGTTATTAAATGTTACAATagagtttcatttttttttttttttttgtgaaatacAATTAGAATGATGACCATGTAAGGGTATTTGGTCCTTTTAATCTTTTGGTACAACTTAAGAGACACAAAAATAATTGAGTTATTGTGTGCATGATCCACATCCAGTTTATGTCAGTCCTTCAAAGTTTGTGCCTTCCCATACTCCAAATTCTGCACCACAAATGTTAATGTCCAATTACTGTTTTCTTTCAAAAGAAATCACTACTTAGAATGTGTAAAAAGGGCAAATTGCTAACATAGTTTATGGAAAATTTATGCTACACCATTCTTGTATATCAAGCATATTGACATGTATCTTTGCTTCATTTACTAGCCAAAATAATGCTAAAATACTGGTGGAAACAAAAAATTGTGCACAAATCACAAAGTTGTTTGTCTGCAAGGAAAGTTGTTAAAATAATAAATCATGATAAAAGATTCTTTTTTTGGGCAAACAATTAGACATGTGAATTCCATCTAGGTTCTGTTGAGTAGGATCAACCAATAACATAACACCTATTGATATTACCCTGCAGAAAAACACTGAAAAAACACCTCAGTACAGAATCTCAATTTCTTTCAAGCAATCCAGTATCAGAATCATAGATGAATGCCTCATCTTTCATTTTCACCTTCCAAGGCTTTGGATTCGTGTTTGAATATGCTCCAAAGCGGCCACATCCCCTTGCATGTAATTTTACTGAACGTCGTAGCAGATCAATTGAATACCTTAAACTGTCCATGGCTCCACCAGAATTGTACATGTCAAGCAATCCAATTGGAGCAAAATGAATCTTTCCATCAATGACCTGTTCCAAATTCGAATTACCATCTTGAGATTTTAGTAAGTAGTGCAGAAAAGCTACTGAAATTAGCCAAATGCAGGCTCAAAACTTCCATTGGCAGACATAACATGCTTGCCTGAATAGGACAGATGGTGTAGATTTCATGCTTTAGGACACCAAGAGGTATCttgaggttttctttcttcgaCAATGTGTGAAGAACTCCTGAAGATAGCATATGACATGGTTATATATGTGAAGTTTTAGATTAAAAATCTAGAATTGGGGGGCTGAAAGCTAAATTATGGGTACAGATTCCATTCCAGTTTTCACCAGCTACATCTGCTAGTAATTCAACATCTTCTAGAAATATATTGATCTGTTTTAAAGATGCTATAGATATCTTACTTGGAACATATCCCAGTCCACAGCTACAATTTCCCCTTCAAACAGCCTATTAAAAGCAACAGCTGCAATCTGTACCTTCTTGCCATCAACATGACTAAAAGTTCCTTTGTGCTTGGACAATATTCTACACCAATAACAAGGGCTCAATTAGGCCTAAAGTAATGAGAATGGAAGTTCTGAAGCAGAATTCATTACCATAGCAAATGGAAATGCACTAGAATGATACTAAATTGGCTGATGAAGAAGCAAAGACTCTTAACTGAACCACACTTGATAGAATTTTTTATCAGCTCACATGGGTTCACCCCTGAATTTATGAAGAGTGCTTCCTTGACTTCACAGGTCTGAACATTTGGATCCCCAGGTgcatttgaaaaatgaaaattaagggTATGAAAGTTGCTCAAACAATTATGCAGTTTGCGGCATAAACTAACCACTTTCTACACACAGCTGCAGCTGATTGTCGGAAGATCCTTGCAAGCTAGTCCTAAATTGTCCATCCAGAGCAGGTAGGAACAAAGCATGGAAAGTTCCTTTAGAAGATGGATCAGAAACTTCATCATGGATGACAGTCTTTTCAGTGCCCTCCAGGAGAAGCACCTGAGTTTCCACAGGAACCTTACCACCTGATTTCCAAAACTAGGTATCATCCACCAGATTTTGAATCTGACATTGCACAAAAATCTGTATCCACTGCAAAGAACATGAAATTATGTAAACTAAAGCACAGAACATCACTGCTTTTGATCAACTTGCAGCCGTAAGTACTAATACAGAATATACTCACTCAAGAACACCAAGATTGAAAACACGGCGAGATTTCAGGCTTGTGGAACTAGGCCCATTGAAAATTGATTCACCACCTGCTGGAGAACTAACAATATTTTCAGGTACTCCAGACAACATGGTTTTTCATTTAACTGTAAACATGTCGAGGTTTTTCTACGGTATCTAATCCTGTCGATCGAGGTTTCAGTTAGTAAATCTGATCTGGGAAAAGTTCAGTTAACATTGTCGCAGGTAGATCCATAACCTTACCTGATTATTGAAGAAAGAAGCATTGGAACCCTGGATAAAGAATATAATTGATGTAACAACTAACAAGCAGGGCAATGCATGGTACTGCATCGAAAGATGCCTAGATAGCCATAAATTATGGAGCATTTGTCAAATTTTGTTCACGGTTGTACTTAAATCCATGCCATATATTCAATATTCTTTCAAGAAACTACAACTACTTGTGCCTTTTCATTTCAAGAATGTCTCGTAATAACTATACATATTGATTTGAAAAGGGATTTCAAAAAACTACTTGGAAGTGAATATATTAGCAACTTCAGCATTactttaagcaaaataacgacattcattgaaaaaacaaaagcacaaaaggggaaaaaaccaaaatgttcaaaagaaaaatatttgatGTAATATGTGCTCGGTGGTTTTTCTATTTTAACAGAACAGCCCAAAAGTTATACAGTTACAAGAAAATTACAATTTTTGTCTCTAATGTTTTAGGCGTGGACTAAAATGGTTTAGCCTCTTATGTTTGGAAATGAACCAATATGGTCCTTTACAATTTGTACAGAACTAATCTGTTGAGAAATGCAGATCAAATCCAGCCAAAAATACATTAGTACTCAATTTCAAGGTCCCTCAAATTACAGCCACCTTGAAGGTCTATAATCAATAATCCATTCTCATGATTATACCAGAATTTCTCCTCTTCTATGTCTATCTTGCAACAACTTGGTTTCGTACTTGAGTAAGCTCCAAATCTTCCACAGCCTCGAACCCTGATCTTTAATGTGCCTGAAAGATCCTTGGAGATCCACATTATGTCTTCAATGGCTCCGCCAGAATTATACATGTCAATTAAACCAAGTGGTGCAAATTCAAGGGTTTCATTGAATACCTGTTTCACGTAATAACAAAGTCAATTATGTTAGGCTCACGTTTGTAAAAAATTGCAGGGAAAAAATGCTCTTGAGAAGTATACTAACCCTGACTGGAGAGATTGTAAATATTTCGCATTTTAGCACATCCAAAGACACTTGAAACCTTTTGTTCTTTGGCACTATGGAAAGATTTCCTGCAATATTAGTTGGCTTAAACATTAGACATATATTTGCTCTGGAAGTTGGCAATTGACTAGGATGATGAAAAGCAAGCTGACCTGAATTAAATGCATACACTGCAGAGTCTCCATTCCAATTTTTTCCAGCAATCTCATCCAGGAATTCGGCATCACTAGGCCTAGCATGGCTTGATATCAAAGAATCTTGTGAATGTTTGATCGGCAAATCGTGCACAGCTTCTTTTAAGGGCCAACTTCCTGCTCCTTGACAGTTGAAAACTCCAAGAACTCCTGTTAGCTTATTCAAGTTCCATATCTTCAGCAAGCTGTGGAGTAATCAGACAGAAATTGTTAGTTGATGATGAAATCATTATTTTACCAATTTCTCTAACTCTTCCAATTCAAAGAAACAATGAAAAGAGTAATAGTCAGCGAATCACCTCTTTCCGTCCATAACTGGATCGACAAATAAGCAGTCACGAGTTGGTCTGCCAGCATATCTAGCTCTCAACACAGATCCATCAGGCAAGACAAGTTTCTTGAGGATCTTGATATCATGCTTCCCTGGCTTGTCGCTGTAGAAGTCTTATTTAGTTTGCTTCTAATGGAAAATCCTACAATTAGATAATGTATGTAAATGAGAATGTATCTGATTTTGGTTTACCTTACATACACTGCACAACCGCCAATCGCTCTTGCTGCTCCATGGAACTCGGCAGTAGTATGGTTGCTCTGAATGGAAGATATAAAAGCAGTCGGTCATATGAACTCAAATCATCAACAAGCAAAACTACAAGACTAGTATTGCGTGTGTCAATGGAGCTAAACAGAATAGAGGTTCAACCATATTGTCATAAGCCTAGAGTGTTTAGCAAAAACTTGAAAGATTAACTTGGAAAACTCACATGAAACATGTCCCAATCAGGTACTACTATCTCCCCTAGAAGCAGACTGTTAAAAGAAACTGTTGCTATATGCAAAGTCTGAAATGCTGGTTCATTTGGCATGAAGTCCTCTGAGGCTCTTGCTGTGGCACTTTTCTTTGAGCTGGGGATAGATTGAAGAATCAGAACCAACAGTAAAATTTTGGTGAGTTTTGAAGTAGGCATCATATAGTGGCTATTGACGAACCTGTAAATAGAATCAGAATTGTGGCACATGCAGCAGATTAAGTTATTGTCTCTGAAGTTCTTGTCAATGGATTCGTCAAGAGCTCCAAGATACTTTCTGGTAATTGCTACTCGCCCACCATGTCCAGAACCTAATGTTGCAATCACATTTTGAACATCAACCTTTACACCGTCTACTCCACTATTTGCAAGATAACTATGGAGGTCATTGTAGAAGTCATAGATTTTCTCAGGATCTATTGTCCCAACACCATATTTTTCCAAGCTGTCCATGGCTATATCTCTCAAGTTTCCTAAGTTTCCAGGAGATTGAACTGGATATTCAATCTTGGGATTGTGTTCCTTTAGTGTTTCGGATGAAGGAAGGAGTCCACCCCAGTAACCAGCTAATGCATGCCACATGTAAACGTATCTGCATCAAGCAACAATTATTGAACTCCAGAAATACTTCAAATCTAAATACTCATACTGTTAAAGAAACATAACAGAAACAGATATGTATGGTGATTTCTGGGACAGTACTTCAAACCACATCTCTTCTTGATGGTTTCTATAAAGTCCCTGAGGTTGGTTTCTGAACCATCTGGTCCATAGCTCTTAAATTTACTATTTTCCTTGATATCCACCAGCCTTGTAGCAAATCTGTAATCAATGAATGAGCTTAAAAGTGCTACCTTGATATAAATGATGGTGAATTTAGCAATAATTATTCATACTCAGAAGCCTTACTGTGTTCCTTCAACAAAGGGTTGCCCTTCCTTTTGAAACTCATTTGCTGTATCTTGCCATCCATCATCGATTATCAGGAATTTTGGAGAGCAGCCAGCTTCTGAGAAACTGATTAATATGAAATGAGAGTTATAGCTTTAAGAGTAAAACAGCTCCAGGAATGTCCAGTTCAAGAAAATGTATAAATTCTTGAATCAGTAGATAATCAAACCTTTTAAGACCCTCCAAAATTCCATCTGGATCCACTTTAGTATAAAAAGCATCCCATGTACACCATCCAAACCAGTCCAAGTGTGCAGGAGTCTGTGAACAGGAGCACAAAGACACCTTAATCTTTTGGTTCGCTAGATTTCAAACAAAGATTGTTCTTAGTGTTTAATTAAATTTTCACCTTCTTGTTCCCAATGTGATTAAATGTACCCTTGTGCTTTGCCAAAAGTCTGCATCAACAgagttttaaaaaatatcaGCATTGAAGATCAACGAATAAAAAATTGGCATATGTCCATCAACAGCTCATTGAGTTGAAGCATACTTGATGGAGTCCTTGATGAGTTCAAATGGATTGTCCCCTGCATTGAGAAAAACTGCTTCCAACGCTTGAGAAGTTTGGACACTCGGATCACCTTAAAAATGTTAAAAAGAAGAACAGGTTTCAAACAGACTGAAAACTAACTGTGGAActaatcaagaaattgaaacagCGTGGTGTTAAATGAAGCAAGCTAACCACTTTCAACACAGAATTGGAGCTCATTAGAGGCTGCCCCTTGCAGACTTGCCCTAAAAGATCCATCCAATACTGGCAACAACAAAATATAGAACTTATTTTCATCAGGAGCATCAAAAGAGTCCTCATCAACAAGAGTAGAATCTTCTCTTGCTTCCAAGAGAAGCATTTGAGTTTCCATCGGTATCTCTCTTCCAGATTTTCCAACACGAGGTATCATCCACCATATCTTTGCGATAAACAGACACAAGAATTGGTAATCCCTGGAATGCCAGACAAGTAAATGAGACTATCACGTAATGGAAAAGGTTGACAAGATGACATATTTAATCCTTATAAATCATAATGAACTTTACATCTACATTTTCATAACGCAACAGTTTTCTTATTTACTTGTCAAAAAGGGCTCAGACTTTGTTGCAATTCTAATCAATAGTATTTGTAACAGAATATTGCTCTGTTCTCCTGCAATTTACAAACCCAAATGACCATAATCAGACAAATACTTACTCGAGAACTCCAAGACCAAAAACATGGCGAGATGCTGTATTTTCTGATGTTGCACCCAAGAAGGCTGATCCTGCTTTCCCTGGCGTAATAACAACATTATCTGGAATTCCTGTCAAAATAATCTTCCCACGGACGACAAGGCGTCCATTTGTAATAGATGGAACAGCCGTTATTGTCATCTTGCTGGTGATTTCCGACCACTTTGCAGCTTAAACCTGACCAATAATTGATCAAAAGAGGCTCAATAGTTAATACCATTCAAGACTCTCGTACTTCAAAACAGTTAAACTGAGAATAAAGTTCAAAGGTAACGTAGAAAACCAAGAAGCAATTGAACAAGAAATCTTGGAAAGATGAAC
This portion of the Coffea eugenioides isolate CCC68of chromosome 11, Ceug_1.0, whole genome shotgun sequence genome encodes:
- the LOC113752776 gene encoding non-specific lipid-transfer protein 1-like; protein product: MAKSSAINKQVTLVVFMAMLIMSFSSGGQAQIPCSTVSTDLYPCLRYIMNGGTVDPACCSGIKTLINSAKTKTDRQSVCSCLKSFLSNATDGQIKNAAAIPGLCGVKLPVNITRNMDCSK
- the LOC113753884 gene encoding probable galactinol--sucrose galactosyltransferase 2, translating into MTITAVPSITNGRLVVRGKIILTGIPDNVVITPGKAGSAFLGATSENTASRHVFGLGVLEDYQFLCLFIAKIWWMIPRVGKSGREIPMETQMLLLEAREDSTLVDEDSFDAPDENKFYILLLPVLDGSFRASLQGAASNELQFCVESGDPSVQTSQALEAVFLNAGDNPFELIKDSIKLLAKHKGTFNHIGNKKTPAHLDWFGWCTWDAFYTKVDPDGILEGLKSFSEAGCSPKFLIIDDGWQDTANEFQKEGQPFVEGTQFATRLVDIKENSKFKSYGPDGSETNLRDFIETIKKRCGLKYVYMWHALAGYWGGLLPSSETLKEHNPKIEYPVQSPGNLGNLRDIAMDSLEKYGVGTIDPEKIYDFYNDLHSYLANSGVDGVKVDVQNVIATLGSGHGGRVAITRKYLGALDESIDKNFRDNNLICCMCHNSDSIYSSKKSATARASEDFMPNEPAFQTLHIATVSFNSLLLGEIVVPDWDMFHSNHTTAEFHGAARAIGGCAVYVSDKPGKHDIKILKKLVLPDGSVLRARYAGRPTRDCLFVDPVMDGKSLLKIWNLNKLTGVLGVFNCQGAGSWPLKEAVHDLPIKHSQDSLISSHARPSDAEFLDEIAGKNWNGDSAVYAFNSGNLSIVPKNKRFQVSLDVLKCEIFTISPVRVFNETLEFAPLGLIDMYNSGGAIEDIMWISKDLSGTLKIRVRGCGRFGAYSSTKPSCCKIDIEEEKFWYNHENGLLIIDLQGGCNLRDLEIEY